Proteins encoded together in one Acanthochromis polyacanthus isolate Apoly-LR-REF ecotype Palm Island chromosome 12, KAUST_Apoly_ChrSc, whole genome shotgun sequence window:
- the LOC110960371 gene encoding tetraspanin-12 — protein MISLKSRMSNFGLQRYQWLTHTWNSFQTEFKCCGVIYFTDWLEMTEMDFPPDSCCSNQYPGCARHAHFHDLSDLHQEGCGPKIYSFIRGTKQLQVLRFLGVSIGVAQILAMALTLTLLWALYYGRKAPELDSPTLPPPDDLAVVTATNGTSAEASKSGCSRTNKGSTNMASKPKEFEMERLHAAA, from the exons ATGATCAGTCTGAAATCTCGGATGTCGAACTTCGGCCTGCAGAGATACCAGTGGCTGACACACACCTGGAACAGCTTCCAGACAGag TTTAAATGCTGTGGGGTGATCTACTTCACCGACTGGCTGGAGATGACAGAGATGGACTTTCCTCCTGACTCCTGCTGCTCCAATCAGTATCCAGGCTGCGCTCGCCACGCCCACTTCCACGACCTCAGCGACCTGCACCAGGAG GGCTGCGGTCCGAAGATCTACAGTTTCATCCGTGGGACGAAGCAGCTTCAGGTTCTTCGGTTCCTCGGCGTTTCCATCGGCGTGGCTCAGATCCTCGCCATGGCGCTCACCTTAACACTGCTCTGGGCGCTTTATTACGGACGTAAGGCTCCAGAGCTGGACTCGCCAACGCTGCCACCGCCGGATGACCTCGCTGTTGTCACGGCGACCAACGGAACCTCAGCCGAGGCCTCGAAGTCGGGCTGCAGCCGGACGAATAAAGGAAGTACGAACATGGCCTCCAAACCCAAAGAGTTTGAGATGGAACGACTTCACGCTGCAGCCTGA